One part of the Phoenix dactylifera cultivar Barhee BC4 chromosome 4, palm_55x_up_171113_PBpolish2nd_filt_p, whole genome shotgun sequence genome encodes these proteins:
- the LOC103695576 gene encoding uncharacterized protein LOC103695576 — MKGGLWETTPPLLRFLLDCSSRRRVHGTEKRVGLWRATKPASHGPVNVYKSPPPSLNVSCDQIYPSCSCFDTRIMSTCDTCDCADKSQCVKKGNGYGIEIIETGKSYFNNVVDAPAAAENEGKCKCGDTCACVDCKCST; from the exons ATGAAAGGTGGCTTGTGGGAAACCACACCTCCATTATTGAGATTCCTTTTGGATTGTTCCTCTCGGAGGCGTGTGCACGGCACTGAGAAGCGTGTGGGGCTTTGGCGAGCTACGAAGCCAGCCTCTCATGGCCCCGTAAATGTCTATAAATCCCCTCCGCCTTCCCTCAACGTGTCGTGTGATCAAATCTATCCGAGTTGTTCCTGCTTCGATACTCGAATCATGTCGACCTGCGACACCTGCGATTGTGCTGACAAGAGCCAGTGTGT GAAGAAGGGAAACGGCTATGGCATCGAGATCATCGAGACCGGGAAGAG CTACTTCAACAATGTCGTCGATGCCCCAGCTGCCGCTGAGAACGAGGGCAAGTGCAAGTGCGGTGATACCTGTGCTTGTGTGGATTGCAAATGTAGCACATGA
- the LOC103695577 gene encoding mannan endo-1,4-beta-mannosidase 2-like isoform X1: MLVSNGVFYPILGLASCVAFIYLSFGDLEFQFHFHFMEPKMSFVERKGAQFTVDGRAFYVNGWNSYWLMDQAVEEYSRPRVRAMFQNGAKMGLTVCRTWAFNDGAYNALQVSPGRFDERVFKALDRVIVEARRHGIRLLLSLANNLEAYGGKTQYVKWAWEEGIGLSSSNDSFFYDPSIRSYFKTYLKTILTRKNHLNGIQYKDDPTIFAWELMNEPRCMSDATGDTLQDWIEEMAAYVKAIDRKHLLTVGLEGFYGPTCPPEKLSVNPGPWFRTLGSDFIRNSKILDIDFASVHIYPDHWLVQAGLDEKMKYISKWVVSHIEDGDSVLKKPVLFTEFGLSNRNENFNHSHRDVFYKNIFDIIHESATKNGAGAGAFVWQFMVEGMQENNDDFGIVPWERPSTYQLIKEQSCRLASLHYAKDLAKKSFRKICLE; the protein is encoded by the exons ATGTTGGTAAGCAATGGGGTCTTCTATCCTATTCTGGGGCTTGCATCTTGTGTGGCTTTCATATACTTGTCCTTTGGGGACTTGGAGTTCCAGTTCCATTTCCATTTCATGGAGCCCAAGATGAGCTTTGTGGAGAGGAAGGGGGCTCAGTTCACTGTGGATGGGAGGGCATTCTATGTGAATGGTTGGAACTCCTATTGGCTGATGGATCAGGCTGTGGAGGAGTACAGCAGGCCTAGGGTGAGGGCAATGTTCCAGAATGGGGCAAAGATGGGGCTTACGGTTTGCAGGACTTGGGCCTTCAATGATGGCGCATACAATGCCTTGCAAGTTTCGCCAGGCCGATTCGATGAACGTGTCTTCAAG GCATTAGATCGAGTCATTGTGGAGGCACGAAGACATGGCATCAGGCTACTACTAAGTTTGGCAAACAATTTAGAAGCTTATGGTGGCAAGACACAGTACGTTAAATGGGCATGGGAGGAGGGCATTGGATTGAGCTCCTCCAATGATTCCTTCTTCTACGATCCATCCATTCGTAGTTATTTCAAGACTTACCTGAAG ACTATATTAACAAGGAAGAATCACTTGAATGGAATTCAATATAAGGATGATCCTACCATCTTTGCATGGGAGTTGATGAACGAACCGCGATGTATGTCTGATGCAACTGGGGACACTCTCCAA GATTGGATTGAAGAAATGGCAGCATACGTGAAAGCAATTGACAGGAAGCATCTTTTAACAGTTGGACTCGAAGGATTTTACGGTCCAACATGTCCGCCCGAGAAGTTGAGTGTGAATCCTGGACCATGGTTCAGGACACTCGGATCAGATTTCATCCGCAACTCCAAAATCTTGGATATCGACTTTGCTTCAGTTCATATTTATCCTGACCACTG GTTGGTGCAAGCTGGTCTTGATGAGAAAATGAAGTACATCTCCAAATGGGTGGTCTCTCACATTGAAGATGGAGACAGTGTACTGAAGAAACCCGTTCTGTTCACAGAATTTGGACTCTCAAACAGGAACGAAAACTTCAATCACTCCCACAGAGATGTCTTCTACAAGAATATTTTTGACATCATCCATGAGTCTGCAACTAAAAATGGAGCTGGGGCAGGTGCCTTCGTTTGGCAATTTATGGTTGAAGGCATGCAAGAAAACAACGACGATTTCGGAATTGTCCCATGGGAGAGACCTTCCACGTATCAGCTGATTAAGGAGCAGTCATGTCGGCTGGCGTCGCTACATTACGCGAAGGATTTGGCAAAGAAAAGTTTCAGGAAAATCTGCTTAGAGTGA
- the LOC103695577 gene encoding mannan endo-1,4-beta-mannosidase 2-like isoform X2: protein MLFHFHFMEPKMSFVERKGAQFTVDGRAFYVNGWNSYWLMDQAVEEYSRPRVRAMFQNGAKMGLTVCRTWAFNDGAYNALQVSPGRFDERVFKALDRVIVEARRHGIRLLLSLANNLEAYGGKTQYVKWAWEEGIGLSSSNDSFFYDPSIRSYFKTYLKTILTRKNHLNGIQYKDDPTIFAWELMNEPRCMSDATGDTLQDWIEEMAAYVKAIDRKHLLTVGLEGFYGPTCPPEKLSVNPGPWFRTLGSDFIRNSKILDIDFASVHIYPDHWLVQAGLDEKMKYISKWVVSHIEDGDSVLKKPVLFTEFGLSNRNENFNHSHRDVFYKNIFDIIHESATKNGAGAGAFVWQFMVEGMQENNDDFGIVPWERPSTYQLIKEQSCRLASLHYAKDLAKKSFRKICLE, encoded by the exons ATGTTG TTCCATTTCCATTTCATGGAGCCCAAGATGAGCTTTGTGGAGAGGAAGGGGGCTCAGTTCACTGTGGATGGGAGGGCATTCTATGTGAATGGTTGGAACTCCTATTGGCTGATGGATCAGGCTGTGGAGGAGTACAGCAGGCCTAGGGTGAGGGCAATGTTCCAGAATGGGGCAAAGATGGGGCTTACGGTTTGCAGGACTTGGGCCTTCAATGATGGCGCATACAATGCCTTGCAAGTTTCGCCAGGCCGATTCGATGAACGTGTCTTCAAG GCATTAGATCGAGTCATTGTGGAGGCACGAAGACATGGCATCAGGCTACTACTAAGTTTGGCAAACAATTTAGAAGCTTATGGTGGCAAGACACAGTACGTTAAATGGGCATGGGAGGAGGGCATTGGATTGAGCTCCTCCAATGATTCCTTCTTCTACGATCCATCCATTCGTAGTTATTTCAAGACTTACCTGAAG ACTATATTAACAAGGAAGAATCACTTGAATGGAATTCAATATAAGGATGATCCTACCATCTTTGCATGGGAGTTGATGAACGAACCGCGATGTATGTCTGATGCAACTGGGGACACTCTCCAA GATTGGATTGAAGAAATGGCAGCATACGTGAAAGCAATTGACAGGAAGCATCTTTTAACAGTTGGACTCGAAGGATTTTACGGTCCAACATGTCCGCCCGAGAAGTTGAGTGTGAATCCTGGACCATGGTTCAGGACACTCGGATCAGATTTCATCCGCAACTCCAAAATCTTGGATATCGACTTTGCTTCAGTTCATATTTATCCTGACCACTG GTTGGTGCAAGCTGGTCTTGATGAGAAAATGAAGTACATCTCCAAATGGGTGGTCTCTCACATTGAAGATGGAGACAGTGTACTGAAGAAACCCGTTCTGTTCACAGAATTTGGACTCTCAAACAGGAACGAAAACTTCAATCACTCCCACAGAGATGTCTTCTACAAGAATATTTTTGACATCATCCATGAGTCTGCAACTAAAAATGGAGCTGGGGCAGGTGCCTTCGTTTGGCAATTTATGGTTGAAGGCATGCAAGAAAACAACGACGATTTCGGAATTGTCCCATGGGAGAGACCTTCCACGTATCAGCTGATTAAGGAGCAGTCATGTCGGCTGGCGTCGCTACATTACGCGAAGGATTTGGCAAAGAAAAGTTTCAGGAAAATCTGCTTAGAGTGA